From one Streptomyces mobaraensis genomic stretch:
- a CDS encoding M20/M25/M40 family metallo-hydrolase, translating into MASGTAAGVDGDGERVDARALDEVVRFTSDLIRIDTTNRGGGDCRERPAAEYVAERLAEVGIEPFLLERKPGRTNVVARVPGRDPVAGALLVHGHLDVVPAEPADWAVHPFSGEVRDGVVWGRGALDMKNTDAMVLAVVRAWARAGVMPPRDIVLAFTADEEDKGEAGAGFLADEHAALFEGCTEAIGESGAYTVHGAGGLRLYPVAAGERGSAWVELRARGTAGHGSKVNRENAVTRLAAAVTRIAEYEWPVRLTPVVRAALRELAAAHGIDVDRDGPRPEEVEELLGKLGPAAKLVAATVRNSANPTMLSAGYKINVIPGTATAFVDGRTVPGGDEEFAATLDRLTGPDVDWTFFHRERALQAPVDAPVFARMRAALEHFDPEAHVVPFCMSGGTDAKQFSRLGVAGYGFSPLRLPPGFDYQGLFHGVDERVPVDALHFGVRVLDRFVMHDAAGSRPPGHPLPEEA; encoded by the coding sequence ATGGCTAGTGGCACGGCAGCAGGGGTGGACGGGGACGGGGAGCGGGTGGACGCGCGGGCGCTCGACGAAGTCGTCCGGTTCACGTCCGATCTGATCCGGATCGACACCACCAACCGCGGTGGCGGCGACTGCCGGGAGCGGCCCGCGGCCGAGTACGTGGCGGAGCGGCTCGCGGAGGTGGGGATCGAGCCGTTCCTGCTGGAGCGGAAGCCGGGGCGGACGAACGTGGTGGCCCGGGTTCCGGGCCGGGACCCCGTCGCGGGGGCGCTGCTCGTCCACGGGCATCTGGACGTGGTGCCGGCCGAGCCCGCGGACTGGGCCGTGCACCCGTTCTCGGGCGAGGTGCGGGACGGCGTCGTCTGGGGGCGTGGCGCGCTCGACATGAAGAACACGGACGCCATGGTGCTGGCCGTGGTCCGCGCCTGGGCGCGGGCGGGTGTCATGCCGCCGCGCGACATCGTGCTGGCGTTCACCGCGGACGAGGAGGACAAGGGGGAGGCGGGTGCCGGCTTCCTCGCGGACGAGCACGCCGCGCTGTTCGAGGGCTGCACCGAGGCGATCGGCGAGTCGGGCGCGTACACCGTGCACGGGGCCGGCGGGCTGCGGCTGTACCCGGTGGCGGCGGGGGAGCGCGGTTCGGCGTGGGTGGAGCTGCGGGCCCGGGGCACGGCCGGGCACGGTTCCAAGGTGAACCGGGAGAACGCGGTGACCCGGCTGGCCGCCGCCGTCACCCGGATCGCCGAGTACGAGTGGCCGGTCCGGCTCACCCCCGTCGTCCGGGCCGCGCTGCGGGAACTCGCCGCCGCCCACGGCATCGACGTCGACCGCGACGGGCCGCGCCCGGAGGAGGTCGAGGAACTGCTGGGCAAGCTGGGGCCCGCCGCCAAGCTGGTCGCGGCGACCGTCCGCAACAGCGCCAACCCCACCATGCTCAGCGCCGGTTACAAGATCAACGTGATTCCGGGGACGGCCACCGCGTTCGTCGACGGCCGGACCGTGCCGGGCGGGGACGAGGAGTTCGCCGCGACCCTGGACCGGCTCACCGGCCCGGACGTGGACTGGACGTTCTTCCACCGCGAGCGGGCCCTGCAAGCGCCGGTGGACGCGCCGGTGTTCGCCCGGATGCGGGCCGCGCTGGAGCACTTCGACCCCGAGGCGCACGTGGTGCCGTTCTGCATGTCCGGCGGCACGGACGCCAAGCAGTTCTCCCGGCTGGGCGTCGCCGGGTACGGCTTCTCGCCGCTGCGGCTGCCGCCAGGCTTCGACTACCAGGGGCTGTTCCACGGTGTCGACGAGCGGGTGCCCGTGGACGCCCTGCACTTCGGTGTGCGCGTCCTGGACCGCTTTGTGATGCACGACGCTGCGGGCTCCCGCCCGCCCGGCCACCCCCTGCCCGAGGAGGCGTAG
- a CDS encoding 2,3-dihydro-2,3-dihydroxybenzoate dehydrogenase — translation MVGEPVVEHTELSGRVALVTGAGQGIGEAVVRALVARGARVAALDAVPDGIGKLAAEYGPERVTAHTADVSDAAAVEAVVEEVEMSVGPLGILVNVAGVLHPSPVVALTDEVWDRTFAVNTTGVFVASRAAARRMAARGTGCVVTVGSNAAGVPRTGMAAYAASKAAATMFTKCLGLELGRSGVRCNVVSPGSTDTAMQRALWADDEAPARVVDGDPGTYRVGIPLGRIAEPSDIADAVVFLVSDRARHITMHDLYVDGGATLRA, via the coding sequence ATGGTGGGGGAACCCGTCGTGGAGCACACTGAACTCTCCGGCCGCGTCGCGCTGGTCACCGGCGCCGGACAGGGCATAGGCGAGGCCGTGGTCCGGGCCCTCGTCGCCCGGGGAGCCCGGGTCGCGGCCCTCGACGCGGTGCCCGACGGCATCGGGAAACTGGCGGCGGAGTACGGGCCGGAGCGGGTCACCGCCCACACCGCCGACGTGTCGGACGCCGCGGCCGTCGAGGCCGTCGTCGAGGAGGTCGAGATGTCCGTCGGCCCGCTCGGCATCCTCGTCAACGTGGCCGGGGTCCTTCACCCTTCCCCCGTCGTCGCGCTCACCGACGAGGTCTGGGACCGTACGTTCGCCGTCAACACCACCGGCGTCTTCGTCGCCTCCCGCGCCGCCGCCCGCCGGATGGCCGCGCGCGGCACCGGCTGCGTCGTGACGGTCGGCTCCAACGCGGCGGGCGTCCCCCGGACCGGCATGGCCGCCTACGCCGCGTCCAAGGCGGCGGCGACCATGTTCACCAAATGTCTGGGCCTCGAACTCGGCCGTAGCGGCGTGCGCTGCAACGTCGTGTCCCCCGGCTCCACCGACACCGCGATGCAACGGGCGCTGTGGGCGGACGACGAGGCGCCCGCCCGCGTCGTCGACGGCGACCCCGGCACGTACCGCGTCGGCATCCCCCTCGGCCGGATCGCCGAACCCTCGGACATCGCCGACGCCGTCGTCTTCCTCGTCTCGGACCGCGCCCGGCACATCACCATGCACGACCTGTACGTGGACGGCGGCGCGACGCTGCGCGCCTGA
- a CDS encoding prolyl oligopeptidase family serine peptidase → MVPKSPAPCGTWLSPVDAALVAEHGGRPDFAGWVGDDVWWVAGRPAEGGRRALVRRRPGGGEAVALPAPWDVRSRVHEYGGRAWAGTARTGAGGGGPLLVFAHGPDQRLYAWEPDGPDPSPRPLTPTSDVGGGLRWADPVLRPERGEVWCVLEEFTGPGPGDVRRLLAAVPLDGRAAGDRTAIRELTDDRHRFVTGPRLSPDGRRVAWLAWDHPRMPWDGTELRIARVGDGRVAGGEGDRFAGADGDRLTDVRTVLGGPEEAVAQAEWAPDGTLLAVTDRTGWWNLHRVDPETGRAVNLCPEAQEFAGPLWQLGQRWFVPLAGGPVAVLHGAGAQVLGVLDPETGAVADVAGPWTEWVPALDAHGTRVVGIAAGPAGGYEVVELDGRTGRARVVGAAHRDVVDPAYLPRPEVRTFTGPDGREVHARIHRPRHPERAVPDGELPPFVIRAHGGPTGRTPLALDLGIAYFTSRGIGVAVVDYGGSTGYGRAYRERLRERWGVVDVEDCATVAGALVAEGTADPARLAVQGGSAGGWTAAHSLAGTDLYACGTMLFPLLDLTAEADGGTHDFESHYTESLIGPRDRVPERYRERSPLRRADRIKVPFLLLHGLDDPVCPPGQSEALARAARGRGVPHAFLAFEGEGHGFRRKETLVRALEAELSLYAQTFGFSAPGVPEVELDR, encoded by the coding sequence ATGGTGCCCAAGTCCCCGGCGCCCTGCGGAACCTGGTTGTCCCCCGTGGACGCCGCCCTGGTGGCGGAGCACGGCGGCCGTCCCGACTTCGCGGGCTGGGTCGGCGACGACGTCTGGTGGGTCGCGGGCCGGCCGGCGGAGGGAGGCCGCCGGGCGCTGGTCCGGCGCCGCCCCGGCGGCGGCGAGGCCGTCGCGCTGCCCGCTCCGTGGGACGTCCGCAGCCGGGTGCACGAGTACGGCGGCCGCGCCTGGGCCGGGACGGCCCGGACCGGCGCGGGCGGCGGCGGACCGCTGCTGGTGTTCGCGCACGGCCCGGACCAGCGGCTGTACGCGTGGGAGCCGGACGGGCCCGACCCGTCGCCCCGGCCGCTGACCCCGACGTCCGACGTCGGCGGCGGGTTGCGCTGGGCGGACCCGGTGCTCCGCCCCGAGCGAGGCGAAGTCTGGTGCGTCCTGGAGGAGTTCACCGGCCCCGGCCCGGGCGACGTACGGCGGCTGCTCGCCGCCGTCCCGCTCGACGGCCGCGCCGCCGGCGACCGTACGGCGATCCGCGAGCTGACGGACGACCGCCACCGCTTCGTGACCGGCCCGCGCCTCTCGCCGGACGGCCGCCGGGTCGCCTGGCTGGCCTGGGACCATCCCCGCATGCCCTGGGACGGCACCGAGCTGCGGATCGCACGCGTCGGGGACGGCCGAGTCGCGGGGGGAGAGGGTGATCGGTTCGCGGGTGCCGACGGCGACCGGCTCACCGACGTGCGGACCGTCCTCGGCGGCCCCGAGGAAGCCGTCGCCCAGGCGGAGTGGGCGCCCGACGGCACCCTGCTCGCCGTCACCGACCGCACGGGCTGGTGGAACCTGCACCGCGTCGACCCGGAGACCGGCCGGGCCGTCAACCTGTGCCCGGAAGCACAGGAGTTCGCGGGACCGCTGTGGCAGCTGGGACAGCGCTGGTTCGTCCCGCTGGCCGGCGGCCCGGTCGCCGTGCTGCACGGCGCCGGCGCCCAGGTGCTCGGCGTCCTCGACCCGGAGACCGGGGCCGTCGCCGACGTCGCCGGGCCGTGGACGGAGTGGGTCCCCGCGCTGGACGCGCACGGCACCCGCGTGGTCGGCATCGCCGCCGGACCCGCCGGCGGCTACGAGGTCGTCGAGCTGGACGGGCGGACGGGCCGGGCCCGGGTGGTCGGCGCCGCGCACCGGGACGTCGTCGACCCGGCGTACCTCCCGCGCCCGGAGGTGCGTACCTTCACCGGGCCCGACGGCCGGGAGGTGCACGCCCGGATCCACCGCCCCCGCCACCCCGAACGGGCCGTCCCGGACGGCGAGCTGCCCCCGTTCGTCATCCGCGCGCACGGCGGGCCGACCGGCCGGACGCCGCTCGCCCTCGACCTGGGCATCGCCTACTTCACGTCGCGCGGCATCGGCGTCGCCGTCGTCGACTACGGCGGTTCGACGGGTTACGGCCGCGCCTACCGCGAACGGCTGCGGGAGCGCTGGGGCGTCGTCGACGTCGAGGACTGTGCGACGGTCGCCGGGGCGCTGGTCGCCGAGGGGACCGCCGACCCGGCCCGGCTCGCGGTCCAGGGCGGCAGCGCGGGCGGCTGGACGGCCGCCCACTCCCTCGCCGGCACGGACCTGTACGCGTGCGGCACGATGCTCTTCCCGCTCCTGGACCTCACGGCGGAGGCCGACGGCGGCACCCACGACTTCGAGTCCCACTACACGGAGAGCCTGATCGGGCCGCGCGACCGGGTGCCCGAGCGCTACCGCGAACGGTCGCCGCTGCGCCGGGCGGACCGCATCAAGGTGCCCTTCCTCCTCCTCCACGGCCTGGACGACCCGGTCTGCCCGCCCGGGCAGAGCGAGGCCCTGGCCCGGGCGGCACGCGGACGCGGGGTGCCGCACGCGTTCCTCGCCTTCGAGGGGGAGGGGCACGGCTTCCGCCGGAAGGAGACGCTGGTACGGGCCCTGGAGGCGGAACTCTCGCTCTACGCCCAGACGTTCGGGTTCAGTGCGCCGGGGGTGCCGGAGGTGGAGCTGGATCGGTGA
- the dhbC gene encoding isochorismate synthase DhbC, whose protein sequence is MTTVQHVTAPPPNEPAGRNGATGAISASPATPVSSPPSPSPSPSRPPSPSPEGPTHDTADRRDALEAVGAATELLHAYDPHDTRFFASPTRTLLAHGVRAEVPHGDGPLARRVTATLEAQRRAGHPAPLVIGAVPFDRSAPAALAVPETVRTAPSPAADPLMALPAVPPPAAEWDVRPEPAPAGYAAAVAEAVRRMKNGEFGKVVLSRTLRLTSSRDLDLPALLDRLARRDPTGYTFAVPSGPGRTLLGASPELLVSKRGGRIVTNPLAGSTPRSADLAEDVRRAAALLESEKDLHEHAMVVDAIRDALAPYCRSLDVPDRPTLLRTAAMWHLSTTIRAEPADPAVSALELACALHPTPAVCGTPTDTARRVIGELEPFDRGAYTGMVGWGDADGDGEWVVTIRCAEAEPAARRLRLYAGAGVVEQSDPQAETAETGAKFRTFLQAVGVDQ, encoded by the coding sequence GTGACCACGGTTCAGCACGTCACCGCCCCGCCGCCGAACGAGCCCGCCGGCCGGAACGGCGCCACCGGCGCGATATCCGCGTCACCGGCGACACCGGTGTCGTCCCCGCCGTCCCCTTCACCGTCCCCTTCGCGGCCCCCCTCACCGTCCCCGGAGGGCCCGACGCACGACACCGCGGACCGGCGGGACGCCCTCGAAGCCGTCGGCGCCGCGACGGAACTCCTCCACGCCTACGACCCCCACGACACCCGCTTCTTCGCCTCGCCCACCCGCACCCTCCTCGCCCACGGCGTGCGCGCCGAAGTCCCGCACGGCGACGGCCCGTTGGCCCGGCGCGTCACCGCGACCCTGGAGGCGCAGCGGCGCGCGGGCCACCCCGCGCCCCTCGTCATCGGGGCGGTGCCCTTCGACCGGAGCGCCCCGGCCGCCCTCGCCGTCCCGGAGACCGTCCGCACCGCTCCGTCGCCGGCCGCCGACCCGCTCATGGCGCTCCCCGCCGTGCCCCCGCCCGCCGCCGAGTGGGACGTCCGCCCGGAGCCCGCGCCGGCCGGCTACGCGGCGGCCGTCGCCGAGGCGGTGCGCCGGATGAAGAACGGGGAGTTCGGCAAGGTCGTCCTCTCCCGCACCCTCCGCCTCACCTCCTCCCGCGACCTCGACCTCCCCGCGCTGCTCGACCGCCTCGCCCGCCGCGACCCCACGGGCTACACCTTCGCTGTCCCCTCAGGGCCCGGCCGGACGCTGCTCGGCGCCAGCCCCGAACTGCTCGTCTCCAAGCGGGGCGGGCGGATCGTCACCAACCCCCTCGCCGGTTCGACGCCGCGCAGCGCCGACCTGGCCGAGGACGTCCGCCGGGCGGCGGCCCTGCTGGAGTCCGAGAAGGACCTGCACGAGCACGCCATGGTCGTCGACGCGATCCGCGACGCGCTCGCCCCGTACTGCCGCTCCCTCGACGTCCCCGACCGCCCCACCCTCCTGCGCACGGCCGCCATGTGGCACCTCTCCACCACCATCCGGGCCGAACCGGCCGACCCGGCCGTCTCCGCGCTGGAACTGGCCTGCGCCCTCCACCCCACCCCCGCCGTCTGCGGCACCCCGACCGACACCGCCCGCCGCGTCATCGGGGAACTCGAACCGTTCGACCGCGGCGCGTACACCGGAATGGTCGGCTGGGGCGACGCCGACGGCGACGGCGAATGGGTCGTCACCATCCGCTGCGCCGAGGCCGAACCGGCCGCCCGCCGGCTGCGGCTGTACGCCGGGGCGGGCGTGGTCGAGCAGTCGGACCCGCAGGCGGAGACCGCCGAGACGGGCGCCAAGTTCCGTACGTTCTTGCAGGCAGTGGGAGTTGACCAGTGA
- a CDS encoding isochorismatase family protein, which translates to MALPAITPYPMPAEADLPANKVDWTVDPDRAVLLVHDLQNYFLGAFTAGASPVTELLANVGRLKKECARLGIPVVYSAQPGGQSPAERGLQQDFWGPGLPADGHAEAIAEAVAPDAGDTVLTKWKYSAFVRSDLAERMAGQGRDQLVIVGVYAHIGVMMTACDAWMRDIRPFVVADAVADFSAEDHAMALRWAAAKCAVVTTTDRILTGAEGN; encoded by the coding sequence ATGGCGCTCCCCGCCATCACCCCCTACCCCATGCCCGCCGAGGCCGACCTCCCGGCGAACAAGGTCGACTGGACCGTCGACCCGGACCGCGCGGTCCTGCTCGTCCACGACCTCCAGAACTACTTCCTCGGCGCCTTCACCGCCGGCGCCTCGCCGGTGACCGAACTGCTCGCGAACGTCGGCCGGTTGAAGAAGGAGTGCGCACGGCTCGGCATCCCGGTCGTCTACTCGGCGCAGCCCGGCGGGCAGAGCCCCGCCGAGCGCGGTCTCCAGCAGGACTTCTGGGGGCCCGGGCTGCCCGCCGACGGGCACGCGGAGGCGATCGCCGAAGCGGTGGCGCCCGACGCCGGGGACACCGTCCTCACCAAGTGGAAGTACAGCGCGTTCGTCCGCTCCGACCTGGCCGAGCGGATGGCCGGGCAGGGCCGCGACCAGCTCGTCATCGTCGGCGTCTACGCGCACATCGGCGTCATGATGACGGCCTGCGACGCGTGGATGCGCGACATCCGGCCGTTCGTCGTCGCGGACGCCGTGGCCGACTTCTCGGCCGAGGACCACGCCATGGCCCTCCGCTGGGCCGCCGCCAAGTGCGCCGTCGTCACCACGACCGACCGGATCCTGACGGGCGCCGAGGGGAACTGA
- a CDS encoding (2,3-dihydroxybenzoyl)adenylate synthase: MTGEGAGSPDAPGHPPEFAERYRAAGYWRGETFGRMLRERAAAHPDRIAITDPGPAPDGSTTRRWTYGELDGRADRMAAGLLALGIGKGDRVVVQLPNVAEFFEVVFALFRIGALPVFALPAHRDSEIRHFCAFTEAAAYVIPDVEGGYDHRELASRVRAEVPTLRHVLVAGDPGPHTALADVPTASAGPFDDASDGPAPHDLAFLQLSGGSTGVPKLIPRTHDDYIYSLRGSNEICRVDEHSVYLCALPAAHNFPLSSPGTLGALYAGARVVLAPRPSPDVAFPLIEREGVTITGLVPPLALVWTEAAAATPYDLSSLDVLLVGGAKFSEEAARRVRPALGCTLQQVFGMAEGLVNYTRLDDPEETIVGTQGRPISPDDEIRVVDDEDRDLPVGATGHLLTRGPYTIRGYWRAPEHNATSFTPDGFYRTGDVVRLTEDGYLVVEGRAKDQINRGGEKVAAEEIENHILAHPSVHDAAVVSMPDPYLGERTCAYVVLREGAEPVRSGALKKFIRGRGLADYKVPDRVEFTDAFPQTGVGKVSKKDLRAAIAAELAGKGR, translated from the coding sequence ATGACCGGCGAGGGTGCCGGGAGCCCCGACGCGCCCGGCCACCCGCCCGAGTTCGCCGAGCGCTACCGTGCCGCCGGATACTGGCGCGGCGAGACCTTCGGGCGGATGCTGCGCGAGCGCGCGGCCGCCCACCCGGACCGCATCGCGATCACCGACCCCGGCCCCGCGCCGGACGGCTCCACGACCCGCCGCTGGACGTACGGGGAGCTCGACGGACGGGCCGACCGGATGGCCGCCGGACTGCTGGCCCTCGGCATCGGCAAGGGCGACCGCGTCGTCGTCCAACTCCCCAACGTCGCCGAGTTCTTCGAGGTCGTCTTCGCGCTGTTCCGCATCGGCGCGCTGCCGGTGTTCGCCCTGCCCGCGCACCGCGACAGCGAGATCCGGCACTTCTGCGCCTTCACCGAGGCCGCCGCGTACGTGATCCCGGACGTCGAGGGCGGCTACGACCACCGCGAACTCGCCTCCCGCGTCCGGGCGGAGGTCCCCACCCTCCGGCACGTCCTCGTCGCCGGCGACCCCGGGCCGCACACCGCCCTCGCGGACGTCCCGACGGCGTCCGCCGGGCCCTTCGACGACGCGTCCGACGGCCCCGCACCGCACGACCTGGCGTTCCTCCAGCTCTCCGGCGGCTCCACCGGCGTACCCAAGCTCATCCCGCGCACGCACGACGACTACATCTACTCGCTCCGCGGCTCCAACGAGATCTGCCGGGTCGACGAGCACAGCGTCTACCTCTGCGCCCTGCCCGCAGCCCACAACTTCCCGCTGAGCTCGCCGGGCACGCTGGGCGCCCTGTACGCCGGAGCCCGCGTGGTCCTCGCGCCGCGGCCCAGCCCGGACGTGGCGTTCCCGCTCATCGAGCGCGAGGGCGTGACGATCACGGGCCTGGTGCCGCCGCTCGCCCTCGTCTGGACGGAGGCGGCGGCCGCCACTCCGTACGACCTGTCCAGCCTGGACGTCCTGCTCGTGGGCGGCGCGAAGTTCAGCGAGGAGGCCGCCCGGCGGGTGCGGCCCGCCCTCGGCTGCACCCTCCAGCAGGTCTTCGGCATGGCCGAGGGCCTGGTCAACTACACGCGCCTCGACGACCCCGAGGAGACCATCGTCGGCACCCAGGGCCGGCCGATCTCCCCCGACGACGAGATCCGCGTCGTCGACGACGAGGACCGCGACCTGCCCGTGGGGGCGACCGGACACCTGCTCACCCGGGGCCCGTACACCATCCGCGGCTACTGGCGCGCGCCCGAGCACAACGCCACGTCCTTCACTCCCGACGGTTTCTACCGCACCGGTGACGTCGTCCGGCTCACGGAGGACGGCTACCTCGTCGTCGAGGGCCGGGCCAAGGACCAGATCAACCGGGGCGGCGAGAAGGTCGCCGCCGAGGAGATCGAGAACCACATCCTCGCCCACCCCTCGGTGCACGACGCCGCCGTCGTCTCCATGCCCGACCCGTACCTCGGCGAACGCACCTGCGCCTACGTGGTGTTGCGGGAGGGGGCCGAGCCGGTGCGGTCCGGGGCGCTGAAGAAGTTCATCCGCGGACGGGGGCTGGCCGACTACAAGGTCCCGGACCGGGTGGAGTTCACGGACGCCTTCCCGCAGACCGGGGTCGGCAAGGTGTCGAAGAAGGACCTCAGGGCGGCGATCGCGGCGGAGCTGGCGGGGAAGGGGCGCTGA